Within the Longimicrobium sp. genome, the region GGCCTTGGCGTGCTCCTCGCGGCACAGGATCATCCCGCCGCGGGGGCCGCGCAGCGTCTTGTGCGTGGTAGAGGTCACCACGTCGGAAAAGGGCACCGGGTTGGGGTGGTGCCCGGTGGCCACGAGCCCGGCGATGTGCGCCATGTCTACCACCAGCCGCGCCCCGCACTCCTGGGCGATCTCGCCGAACGTTTCGAAGTCGATCTGCCGCGGATAGGCGCTGGCGCCGGCCACGATCACCGTGGGCTTCACCTTCATGGCCTGGTCGCGCAGGGCGGCGTAGTCGATCCGGTGGTCGTCGGGGCGAACGCCGTACGCCACCACGTTGTACAGCCGCCCGCTGAAGTTCACCGGCGAGCCGTGCGTAAGGTGCCCGCCCTCGCTCAGGTTCATTCCCAGCAGCGTGTCGCCGGGCTGCATCAGCGCGAAGTACACGGCCATGTTGGCCTGCGCCCCCGAGTGCGGCTGCACGTTGGCGTGCTCGGCGCCAAAGAGCTGCAGAAGGCGCTGGCGGGCCAGGTCTTCCACCACGTCCACCACCTCGCAGCCGCCGTAGTAGCGCTTGCCGGGATAGCCCTCGGCGTACTTGTTCGTGAGCACCGAGCCCATGGCCTGCAGGACGGCCCGGGAAACGAAGTTCTCCGAGGCGATCATTTCCAGCTGGGTTTCCTGCCGGCTGGCTTCGTCCACCAGCAGGCGGTGGATCTCCGAGTCGGTCTGCTTCAGCGCGTCCATGCGTCTTTTCCCGGGCGTCACGGTCAGGATCGGGGCACCTCTCAAGGCGCGCAAACTACCCCGCGCCGGGCCCGGTGTACAGTGCCGGAGGCATGTGTCGCACGTCGCGGAATCTGCTACGGGCGCAGCGGCCCGCACCTTGCTGGAAGGGAAAACACATGTCGGTGCGCCCGTGCGTCGTAGGGCCGCGCGCCGAAGGACGAGATCCAAATCCGCGTACGGAGTTACAGATGAGATACCTGCGCCACCTGGGGATCATGGCGCTTGCCGCCGGCCTGCTGACCACCTCCGCCTGCTCGGGGAACGACCGCGGGAGCAGGCTGCCCGGGGTGTTCCGCCCGAGCGTGGGCGAGCGCGACAGCCGCGATCGTGACGGCGATGGGAACCGCGACGCGCGGCCGAACAAGGACCAGGGCCGCCGCGACGAGACCCGCTGCAACGCCGGGCGCGGCAACGGAAACGGCAACGGGCGCTGCCGCAACGGCGACAAGGGCAACGGCCGCAACCCGTAACCCGGTCGACGTGAAAGCTGAGGCGGGGCGGCACTTCGGTGCCGCCCCGCCTCGTTTCGTTCACCTGCGCGATTCGCCTAGCGCGTCAGGCGGTAGATGAGCAGCGCGGCGCGCCTGATCTGCAGCGGAAGCGTTTCCAGGTCGATGCGCTCGTTGGGCCCGTGCGCTCCGGAGCCGTGCACGCCCAGCCCCGCCAGCGCGTCGGTGTACGGGGCCACGAACGAAACGTCGGCCGCCCCGCGCCGGCCGGGATCGAACGCCTGCATCGGCGCGGTACCCAGGTCGCGGT harbors:
- the glyA gene encoding serine hydroxymethyltransferase, whose product is MDALKQTDSEIHRLLVDEASRQETQLEMIASENFVSRAVLQAMGSVLTNKYAEGYPGKRYYGGCEVVDVVEDLARQRLLQLFGAEHANVQPHSGAQANMAVYFALMQPGDTLLGMNLSEGGHLTHGSPVNFSGRLYNVVAYGVRPDDHRIDYAALRDQAMKVKPTVIVAGASAYPRQIDFETFGEIAQECGARLVVDMAHIAGLVATGHHPNPVPFSDVVTSTTHKTLRGPRGGMILCREEHAKAIDKQIFPGIQGGPLMHVIAAKAVAFAEALRPEFGDYSGRVIANARALGEGLAEHGFTLVSGGTDNHLLLVDLRPKRVTGKSAEAALNRAHLTCNKNAIPFDPEKPMVTSGVRLGTPAGTTRGFGEAEFREVGRLIGEVLDGLARANDAAANSAVEESVKARVLSLCQRFPIYR